One segment of Ficedula albicollis isolate OC2 chromosome 2, FicAlb1.5, whole genome shotgun sequence DNA contains the following:
- the AGR3 gene encoding anterior gradient protein 3: MLHSTLALSLLLIAVTSNLAMAIKKEKRAPQTLSRGWGDEITWVQTYEEGLYQAKKSNKPLMVIHHLEDCQYCQALKKAFAENEEIQEMAQNNFIMLNLMHETTDKNLSPDGQYVPRIMFVDPSLTVRADITGRYSNRLYTYEPQDMTFLIENMKKALRLIQTEL; encoded by the exons ATGCTCCATTCTACATTGGCCTTGTCCCTCCTGCTAATTGCAGTCACTTCCAACCTTGCAATGgcaattaaaaaggaaaaacgaGCACCTCAGACACTGTCAAGAG gGTGGGGAGATGAAATTACGTGGGTACAAACTTATGAAGAAGGGCTTTATCAAGCAAAGAAAAG cAACAAGCCACTGATGGTAATTCATCATTTGGAAGACTGTCAATACTGCCAAg CACTGAAGAAAGCCtttgcagaaaatgaagaaatacaggaaatggCCCAAAATAACTTCATTATGCTGAATCTCATG CATGAAACCACAGATAAAAACCTGTCACCTGATGGACAATACGTGCCTCGAATCATGTTTGTAG ACCCATCTCTCACAGTAAGAGCTGATATCACAGGAAGATACTCCAACCGGCTTTACACGTATGAGCCACAGGACATGACATTCC taataGAGAACATGAAGAAAGCACTACGCCTCATTCAGACAGAACTGTAA